The following proteins are co-located in the Chloroflexota bacterium genome:
- a CDS encoding CoA transferase: MTRPPGVRILSLPGGTTDVIFTSLKDIRVLDLTNAIAGPHCTKLLADYGADVIKVERPRTGDPSRGAGPFPRDVSHLEKSALFLGLNTNKRGVTLNLKHPEGASILKQLAAKADILVENFRPGTMARLGFSYEVLSASNQNLVMVSISDFGQWGPYSNYKGSEIVDYAIGGAMYAAGAADREPLKLGGNVVQMLAGTHGAAAAMVALTGRAVRDRGDHIDIAIMETQAGSPDRRTPMLLGHQYTGLINKRGQGVPPSVRPAKDGYLNIQFGIFMIERIAKMLGKPEIATDPRFADPTEASKPENIALLEEIYLTWLGKRTMAQAWEAAQKAGVLSGPIYTMADVLKDKHLKGRGFWEQIHHPIAGKHTYPGRPFFSHGERKTPRRPAPRLGQHNAEVLKDLGYEKGDLARLQREGVI, translated from the coding sequence TTGACACGCCCTCCAGGGGTTCGTATCCTCTCGCTGCCGGGTGGAACAACCGACGTGATCTTCACTTCACTCAAAGACATCCGAGTCTTAGACCTGACGAATGCCATCGCCGGGCCGCACTGCACCAAACTGCTGGCTGATTACGGCGCGGACGTCATCAAGGTGGAGCGTCCTCGCACCGGCGACCCATCACGCGGCGCGGGCCCCTTCCCCCGGGATGTGTCGCACCTGGAGAAGAGCGCCCTGTTCCTGGGCCTCAACACCAACAAGCGTGGCGTCACGCTGAACCTGAAGCATCCCGAAGGCGCAAGCATCCTGAAACAGCTTGCGGCCAAGGCGGACATCCTTGTGGAGAATTTCCGCCCGGGGACGATGGCGAGGCTGGGCTTTAGCTATGAAGTCCTGAGCGCGAGCAATCAAAACCTGGTCATGGTCTCGATCTCGGACTTTGGTCAGTGGGGGCCATACAGCAACTACAAAGGGTCGGAGATCGTTGACTATGCCATCGGCGGGGCGATGTATGCGGCCGGAGCAGCGGATAGGGAGCCGCTGAAGCTAGGGGGCAACGTGGTGCAGATGCTGGCGGGCACCCACGGCGCAGCAGCGGCGATGGTGGCGCTGACCGGGCGAGCGGTCCGTGACAGAGGCGATCACATTGATATCGCCATCATGGAGACCCAGGCCGGCAGCCCCGACCGGCGGACGCCCATGCTCCTTGGGCATCAGTACACGGGCCTTATCAACAAACGCGGTCAGGGAGTCCCCCCATCGGTACGCCCGGCGAAGGACGGCTACCTCAATATCCAGTTCGGCATCTTTATGATTGAGCGCATCGCCAAGATGCTGGGAAAGCCCGAGATCGCCACCGACCCGCGCTTCGCCGATCCGACGGAGGCCAGCAAGCCGGAGAACATCGCCCTGTTGGAGGAGATCTACCTGACCTGGCTGGGCAAGCGCACCATGGCCCAAGCCTGGGAGGCGGCCCAGAAGGCAGGGGTCCTTTCCGGCCCCATCTACACCATGGCGGATGTGCTGAAGGACAAACATCTGAAAGGTCGCGGGTTCTGGGAGCAGATCCACCATCCCATCGCAGGCAAACATACCTATCCCGGCCGACCCTTCTTTTCACACGGCGAACGCAAGACGCCTAGACGCCCGGCCCCCCGTCTGGGCCAGCACAATGCCGAAGTGCTCAAGGACCTGGGCTATGAGAAGGGCGACCTTGCCCGGTTACAAAGGGAAGGCGTGATCTAA
- a CDS encoding nitroreductase, giving the protein MDVEQAIRQRVTVRDFKPDPVPKAVIEKILSAARWAPSQRNRQMWRFIVIQERAMLERIAALSGSAGHIAKAPVAIAMVMTEAKGMYQIDAGRAVQQMELMAWSLGLGMCFVGGFDKDAVKQALGIPAAMELVTVMDFGYRTDAEAGKKRLPLSELVSKETYGNKKWE; this is encoded by the coding sequence GTGGACGTTGAGCAGGCGATACGGCAGCGCGTCACCGTCCGCGACTTCAAGCCTGACCCGGTCCCAAAGGCCGTCATCGAAAAGATCCTCTCTGCGGCGCGCTGGGCGCCCAGCCAGCGGAACCGTCAGATGTGGCGGTTCATCGTCATCCAGGAGAGGGCCATGCTGGAGCGCATCGCCGCTCTCTCCGGCTCGGCAGGCCACATCGCCAAAGCGCCCGTCGCCATTGCTATGGTGATGACGGAGGCGAAGGGCATGTATCAGATAGACGCGGGCCGCGCCGTCCAGCAGATGGAGCTGATGGCCTGGTCGCTAGGCCTGGGGATGTGCTTCGTGGGCGGCTTTGATAAGGATGCGGTGAAGCAAGCCTTGGGCATCCCGGCGGCGATGGAGCTGGTCACCGTCATGGACTTCGGCTACCGGACAGATGCCGAGGCGGGGAAGAAGCGACTGCCGCTGAGCGAGCTGGTCTCCAAGGAGACCTACGGCAACAAGAAGTGGGAGTAA
- a CDS encoding amidohydrolase, translating to MAKANGFRFVDADGHVLEHPTRYVELAPKQYKDRIWHIETRADGSEWLRFDGQERPARFMASAGVAGMTPEKRKAAFEGKLKYTETRPAGYNSKPRLADMTTDHIDQSVLYPTMMLGLVSIKDPDFALVQCQVYNDWLQEYCSADRKRLFGVAAIPQQDLKRAVKEIYRAKETGHVGVFLRPNPLKEGQFFDDPFYDPLWKACEETGLPVGLHPFLNPDMPGACRALHLQHRDTTTALQGNQRGNKAWRNQVNLGNVLFTQAIANPFDMMLSLTYLLAGGVCERFPKLKLLFLEANGGWIVPWLERLDHHAATFSWDVKNLKMKPSDYFKRQCWISFDADESTLPFTANNPLVGADRIIWASDYPHPDAKYPGVTEELAENCAGLTPKQKARIFGENAAELYGLPKYGKN from the coding sequence ATGGCAAAGGCAAACGGCTTCCGGTTCGTGGATGCGGACGGGCATGTTCTGGAGCACCCCACTCGCTATGTGGAGCTTGCCCCCAAGCAGTACAAGGACCGCATCTGGCACATCGAAACACGAGCCGATGGTAGCGAGTGGCTGCGCTTTGATGGGCAGGAGCGCCCGGCCAGGTTCATGGCCAGCGCGGGCGTCGCGGGGATGACGCCGGAGAAGCGCAAGGCCGCCTTTGAAGGAAAGTTGAAGTACACGGAGACACGCCCGGCCGGGTACAACTCCAAGCCCCGCCTGGCCGATATGACCACGGACCACATTGACCAGTCCGTCCTCTATCCCACCATGATGCTGGGCTTGGTCTCCATCAAGGACCCGGACTTTGCCCTGGTCCAGTGCCAGGTCTACAACGATTGGCTGCAGGAGTATTGCAGCGCCGACCGCAAGCGCCTCTTCGGCGTGGCGGCCATCCCCCAGCAGGACCTCAAGCGCGCCGTCAAAGAGATCTACCGCGCCAAGGAGACGGGCCATGTAGGCGTCTTCCTGCGGCCCAATCCGCTCAAGGAGGGCCAGTTCTTTGATGACCCGTTCTATGACCCCCTGTGGAAGGCCTGCGAGGAGACGGGCCTGCCCGTGGGCCTCCACCCCTTCCTGAACCCGGACATGCCCGGCGCCTGCCGCGCCCTGCACCTGCAGCACCGCGATACCACCACGGCGCTGCAAGGCAACCAACGGGGCAACAAGGCCTGGCGCAACCAGGTGAACCTGGGCAACGTCCTCTTCACCCAGGCCATCGCCAACCCCTTCGATATGATGCTCTCCCTCACGTATCTCCTGGCGGGCGGCGTCTGCGAGCGCTTCCCCAAGCTCAAGCTCCTCTTTCTTGAGGCCAACGGCGGCTGGATCGTACCCTGGCTCGAGCGCTTGGACCATCACGCCGCCACCTTCAGCTGGGACGTGAAGAACCTGAAGATGAAGCCCTCCGACTATTTCAAGCGGCAGTGCTGGATCAGCTTTGACGCCGATGAGAGCACTCTGCCCTTTACCGCCAACAACCCGCTGGTGGGCGCCGACCGCATCATCTGGGCGAGCGATTACCCGCACCCGGACGCCAAGTACCCTGGCGTCACGGAGGAGCTTGCGGAGAACTGCGCCGGCCTAACGCCCAAGCAGAAGGCGCGCATCTTCGGCGAGAATGCCGCGGAGCTCTACGGCCTGCCGAAGTACGGCAAGAACTAG
- a CDS encoding CoA transferase, with translation MLTGYRILDLTDEKGPLCSRILGDLGADVLKVEPPGGDRSRRIGPFYHDEPHPNKSLHFWSYNTNKLGVTLNLATADGGSLFKRLAARADVVVESFMPGQMKAWGLDYQDLRAVNPRIIVTSITPYGQTGPDAQYDDSDLVLMARGGLLYMSGEADGPPGRTRVPQSWNQAGAQAAMVTTLALHHRDRYGVGQHIDVSMQEAVANALISVQSHWDILRVNERRGTSQVRGKVIGRYSWPCKDGYINWCWWVAPGWGQKNYPLLEWMTEMGMQGDLWDQPWEEKSTAELTQKEVDHWEDVFGAFFKTQTKAEIYKQALKRRIMLFPTYEPSDLASYEQLRARNYWQQVEHPELGVKVTYPGPFVQTTSNMWSLRRRPPLVGEHNTEVYEKDLGLSKQQIISLKSAGVI, from the coding sequence TTGCTCACCGGCTATCGCATCCTTGACCTGACGGACGAGAAAGGTCCTCTCTGCTCGCGCATCCTGGGCGATCTGGGCGCAGACGTCCTCAAGGTAGAGCCGCCCGGCGGAGACCGCTCGCGCCGCATCGGCCCCTTCTATCATGACGAGCCTCATCCCAACAAAAGCCTTCACTTCTGGTCGTACAACACCAACAAGCTGGGCGTGACGCTCAACCTCGCCACCGCCGATGGCGGCTCCCTCTTCAAGCGATTGGCCGCCAGAGCCGATGTAGTCGTCGAGTCCTTCATGCCTGGGCAGATGAAGGCCTGGGGCCTTGACTACCAGGACCTGCGCGCCGTGAACCCGCGCATCATCGTCACCTCCATCACGCCTTACGGCCAGACCGGCCCCGACGCCCAGTACGACGACTCCGACCTGGTGCTGATGGCGCGCGGCGGCCTCCTCTATATGTCCGGCGAGGCGGACGGCCCTCCCGGCCGCACGCGCGTCCCCCAGTCCTGGAACCAGGCCGGGGCGCAGGCCGCCATGGTCACCACCCTGGCGCTCCACCACCGCGACCGCTACGGCGTGGGCCAGCACATAGACGTCTCCATGCAGGAGGCGGTGGCCAACGCCCTCATCTCCGTGCAGTCCCACTGGGACATCCTCCGCGTCAACGAGCGCCGCGGCACCTCCCAGGTGCGTGGCAAGGTCATCGGGCGGTATAGCTGGCCCTGCAAGGACGGCTATATCAACTGGTGCTGGTGGGTCGCGCCCGGCTGGGGGCAGAAAAACTACCCGCTGCTGGAGTGGATGACCGAGATGGGGATGCAGGGCGACCTGTGGGACCAGCCGTGGGAAGAGAAGAGCACGGCGGAGCTGACCCAGAAGGAAGTGGACCACTGGGAGGACGTCTTCGGCGCCTTCTTCAAGACGCAGACCAAGGCCGAGATCTACAAGCAGGCGCTCAAGCGTCGCATCATGCTCTTCCCCACCTATGAGCCGTCCGACCTGGCGAGCTATGAACAGCTTCGCGCCCGGAACTACTGGCAGCAGGTGGAGCACCCGGAGCTTGGCGTGAAGGTCACCTACCCTGGTCCCTTTGTGCAGACCACGTCCAACATGTGGTCGCTGAGGCGCCGACCGCCGCTGGTGGGCGAGCACAACACCGAGGTCTACGAGAAGGACTTGGGACTCTCCAAGCAGCAGATCATCAGCCTAAAGAGCGCGGGGGTCATCTGA